The nucleotide window GAGTTGGCAAAAGTGAGCACCAACACTTTGTATAAATTAGAGCGGGGACAAGGCAATCCTTCATTAGATGTATTGAACAAATTAGCAGAAGTATTGGGGATGGAGCTGGTTATGGAAGTGAAAAGGGTAAAGTGAAAAATCAAAGGTGATGGCGAAATTAATTCTAAAGAGTTAATTGCCATGCTAGTGTATTCTATTAAATCAACCAAACAAAATCTAAAATGAATTTCACTTTTCACTTTTCACTTTTCGTTTTTCATTTATGAGAATAGTGGAGATATACCGCAACGGAACTTTGGCTGGAACACTGACAGAAGAAAATCGTCAGCATTTTGTGTTCAGGTATGATGACAATTATTTTAATGATTCAGACAAACCGGCTATCAGTTTAACGCTTCCAAAAACACAAAAAGAATATAGCAGCAAATTTCTTTTTCCATTTTTCTTTAATATGCTTAGTGAAGGGGTAAACAGGAAATTACAAAGCACACAACTGAGGATTGATGAAGAGGATAATTTTGGTTTGCTGGCTGCAACCGCCCAATATGATACGATAGGAGCCGTAACTGTAAAACCAATAGAGGCAAAATGAATTTGGATGAATTGAAATATTGTCCCGGAACTTTGGCTGAAGGTTTTACTACTTACAGCCCGGGTTGCTTACGGAATATGTTTAATGGTAAAAAGGTAAATCATGTTTTGCCATATGAACAACCACAGCAAAGCGAAGAGGTTGCGGAGCAGTTCATGGAAAATCGCAAACGCATATCCATA belongs to Bacteroidota bacterium and includes:
- a CDS encoding helix-turn-helix transcriptional regulator, which gives rise to MLVKNFGETIKIRRKELGITQPHLAELAKVSTNTLYKLERGQGNPSLDVLNKLAEVLGMELVMEVKRVK
- a CDS encoding HipA N-terminal domain-containing protein yields the protein MRIVEIYRNGTLAGTLTEENRQHFVFRYDDNYFNDSDKPAISLTLPKTQKEYSSKFLFPFFFNMLSEGVNRKLQSTQLRIDEEDNFGLLAATAQYDTIGAVTVKPIEAK